GCCCGCAGCCCGGAGTTGAGGTCGGGGATCTTCTGCCCGGCCAGCACCTCCGCCACCTTGCGGATCACGAACTTGGCCGGCACCCGCAGGAACTTGTGCGAGCCCTCCTCGCTCGTGCGCGCCCCCACCACCTGGTCGATCGTCGGATCCTTCTCCAGGATCTGCACCAGCTCGGGGATCCGGTCGTTGGGGTAGGTCATGTCGGCGTCGGTCCAGACGACGATCTCGCCCTTGGCCTCCTGCGTCCCGATGCGCCGCACCGTGCCCGCGCCGCCGTTGCGGTGGAAGGCGCGGATGCGCAGGTGGGGATAGTCGGGAGCGGCCTGCTTCAGCCTGGCCAGCGTCCCGTCGGTCGAGCAGTCGTCCACGGCCACGAGCTCGTAGGTGTAGCCACTTGAGTCCATGGCCCTCGTGATGCGCTCGACTTCGTCGATGACGTGATCCTGCTCGTTGTAGCAGGGCAGGACGATGGTGACGTACGGCGCTTCTTCCACGGCAGGTCCACTCTTGGGGGTCTCAAGCGTGCTCACGGGGGTTGAGGTTACTCTGCCCACATCAAAGCCGAGTCCACGTGCGCCCAGTGGGAGCCCCTACTTTCAAGATCATCCCGGGTGGCAGGGGCGGTCAGGGCAGGGCCATCCAGACATTGATCCGCAGGGTGAAGGTACTGTCCGGCGCGTCCACGAGCGAGCGCTCGTCCTGGCGGGTGACCAGTGCCAGCACCTGAGACGCCGGCCCGTACGGCGAGACCTGGTCCGCCTCGGCGGCCAGGACGACAGGGACGCGGCCCGTGGCGCGCACGCGCTCGATCAGGCGGCGCACCCGCCACTCAGGGGCGACGCTCAAGCTCTTCTCCCGAGCCACCTCCGCGGCCGGGCGGCCGCACATGCCGCGCACGAGCTGGGTGAACCGGTCGCCGGTGACCCGCTCGACGATCAGCACCGACGCGTTGGGCGGGATCTTGGCGCACATCGCCGCCACGGCCGCCGCCTCCCCCCGCTCGACCGGGGTGAACGCGGTGCCGATCGAGGTGACGGTCGGCGGCACGAGAACGGCCAGCACCGCGAGCACCATCCCCCAGCGCGGGAGCCGGGGGCCGGACAGCCACTTGGGGCCGCGCCGTACCGCGAGGTCGCGTAGCCAGGGCTGGTCGCGCAGCCAGGCCAGCCCGTACGTGGCCAGCAGGATCATCCCGGGGATCACGACGGGGACGAGGCGGCGGGCGGCCCACGGATGGTCGGGGGTGATCTCGGGGCGCAGCAGCGTGGTGACGGTGGTCCAGCCGATGACCGCGAGCGGCGGCAGCCACTCGAACGGCCGGCCGTCCCGCAGGAGCCTGCGTACCAGCACCGCCGCCGCGAGCGTGGCCAGCACCACCACGGGCAGGCCGACGTACCAGATCACCCAGTGCAGGGAGTTCTCGAAGTAGAGCCGCGTGCCGTCGACGGGCAGCCGGTAGATCTCCTGGGTCTGCCTGATCATCAGCTCCGTGCGCCGGTCCTCCAACGTCGTGGGGATCCGGGTGACGGTCTGCAGCCACGGGCGGACGTACAGGCCGATCATGAGGAGCACCACCAGCCCGGCGCCGGCCGCCGGGGCCCACCTCGGCAGGCGGATCCTGGCGAGCAGCGGGGCGGCGGCCGTGCCGACCAGGGTGAGCAGGAGGACGGCGGCGCAGATGAACAGCAGCGGCCTGACCGAGCTCGACAGGTACGACAGGTAGGGCCGGGCGAGCAGGTACGCCGCGAGCATCCCGGTGCCGGCGCCCACGACGAGCCCGGCCAGCAGCGGCGGCCCCAGCGCCCCCTGCGGCCTGGCGAAGCGCCGCATCGCGATCAGCAATCCCGCGAACGCCAGCACCGGCAGCACGTCACGCAGCCCGTCCACCCTGACCAGCACGGCCAGCCCGAACACCAGCCCGGCCAGCAGCCCCCGCACCCAGCCCGACCAGCCGGGCCTGAGCCTGCCGTTCGAGGACTCGCCGTTCGAGGACTCGCCGGTCACCCGCGCGAGCGCGTCGTAGATCAGCGCCAGCCCGCCGAACAGCAGGATCAGCGAGGGGATCTCGCTGAACGTGGTCCGTGAGGTGTAGAGGACCGGCAGGCTCACCGCGAAGACGGCCGACGCCAGTACGGCCCAGCGCGCTCCCGCGAGCCGGGCCACCACCCCGCCCACCACGAGCACGGCCAGCCCGCCCAGCACCGCCGGGACCGCGAACGGCACCCCCAGCCAGTCGCCCACCGCGAACAGCATCGGCGGCCCCGGCATGAACTGCGGCACCACCGCCCCGTTCACCTCGTAGAACCCGACGCTCTCGAAGATCAGCGCGGGATCGGCCCCGCCGAACGCCGCGGCCTGCGTCGGGACGGGCAGCGAGCCGTGGCCCGCGATCCAGGCCGCGTACTGCGCGTACGTCGCCGGATCCCGCCGGACGATGACCTGCTCGGCATGCATGACCACGTTGAAGACGCCCGACGCCACGGCCACCGCCACGACCCCTGCGACCTGCCGCCACGTGGCCTGGACGACCG
The nucleotide sequence above comes from Nonomuraea helvata. Encoded proteins:
- a CDS encoding glycosyltransferase family 2 protein; amino-acid sequence: MSTLETPKSGPAVEEAPYVTIVLPCYNEQDHVIDEVERITRAMDSSGYTYELVAVDDCSTDGTLARLKQAAPDYPHLRIRAFHRNGGAGTVRRIGTQEAKGEIVVWTDADMTYPNDRIPELVQILEKDPTIDQVVGARTSEEGSHKFLRVPAKFVIRKVAEVLAGQKIPDLNSGLRAFRRTVAKPYLRLLPPGFSCVTTITLSFLSNQHDIYYLPIDYAKRAGKSKFSFVSDAYRYILQVLRMIMYFNPLKVLMPPALWLVGIGFVKGLWDMVQHPFYFPANTVMIFLSGMLIGAVALLADLIVRSRGE